In Treponema sp. OMZ 798, the following proteins share a genomic window:
- a CDS encoding DEAD/DEAH box helicase, producing MRFPITNADKPGLRNAQIGAIYAVASYATLNSKDAAVIVMPTGSGKTTVVMMAPYLLKKNKVLIVTPSAMVRNQIANDYAYLRTLKYVGVFSKQTNAPIIYEAKHLYSTDYNENILRADVVIATHQVALSISESQIRQNFDYIIIDEAHHVPAPTWQRIIKNMIDIPSLLVTATPFRLDKKEIKGKTVYNYPLSRAYKDGIFGEIMFNPIEEGPEKDKRIALEAERILFNDRESGYDHFLMIRTDTKDKAKKLEELYKDVTKLKLERIDSTMSTKTVEKTIKLLKEKKLDGIICVDMLGEGFDFPNLKIAAIHEPHKSLASTLQFIGRFARTNAEKIGTAKFIAMNDDNLKIENNKLYSSDAAWQDMIISMSEEKIEGDLEVNEILSQFTKPENKDELISLNNIRPNCHAKVYKVSNFNIYGDFPEELKVGENIYRSKEMNSILGISQISSTPLWLDGDSVLNNEFGLYIVHYQPNTKLMFIYSQNKTEAVYELIAESFAEHYDKIPRDEMNRVLAEFSDYEFFNTGMQNRYSESGESYRIYAGSNTASSIDETTGKMLSAGHAFCKVKKDGSTSTIGYSSGSKFWSSSYLNIPEYIKWCDLFGEKISNNKLKVKTNTNYDKLPIPVRILEYETDILFCFLDRKAFISPCTIVYRENLDAKALITDITLKVIEVNKNKIKFGVQLFDVTEVLTCDVTGKYNSEKEEFICKNGKEEYSLAEYFSNNPLSFKTTDDTVYYGQEVLKGNLELEKYDQNRICSFNWDDMNVDTSLECGIGINGMISIQDGLRNYLKQELKFSHIIFDHGTGEIADFITFEENGDFIYVEMYHCKAMKGKTFNSSVDDVYEVTQQAIKSSIWVSSKAMLLKKINDRVLGAKNDKFLRGEFRTLKEILQSSKLLQVKVYVVQPAISKSVEIPDKISTILSAGTSFIKNTGKIQELLIIGSE from the coding sequence GTGAGATTTCCAATTACAAACGCAGATAAACCCGGGCTTCGAAATGCTCAAATAGGGGCAATATATGCTGTTGCTTCTTATGCAACACTAAATTCAAAAGATGCAGCAGTTATTGTTATGCCAACAGGATCAGGTAAAACAACTGTTGTTATGATGGCACCATACCTTTTGAAAAAAAATAAAGTTTTGATTGTGACTCCTAGTGCTATGGTAAGGAATCAAATTGCAAATGACTATGCATATTTAAGAACATTAAAATATGTGGGTGTGTTTTCAAAACAGACTAATGCTCCAATCATATATGAAGCTAAGCACCTATATAGTACAGACTATAATGAGAATATTTTAAGAGCAGATGTAGTAATAGCTACTCATCAGGTTGCCTTATCAATTTCTGAATCACAAATTAGACAAAATTTTGATTATATTATTATTGATGAAGCACATCATGTTCCTGCACCGACATGGCAACGAATAATAAAAAATATGATAGACATACCATCTTTACTTGTTACTGCAACTCCATTTAGATTAGATAAAAAAGAAATAAAAGGAAAGACTGTTTATAACTATCCATTATCTAGAGCATATAAAGACGGAATTTTTGGGGAGATCATGTTTAATCCCATAGAAGAAGGTCCTGAAAAGGACAAACGCATTGCTTTAGAGGCAGAAAGAATCCTGTTTAATGATAGAGAAAGTGGATATGATCATTTTTTGATGATTAGAACTGATACAAAAGATAAAGCAAAGAAATTAGAAGAATTATACAAAGATGTTACAAAACTAAAATTGGAACGAATTGATAGCACTATGTCGACAAAAACTGTTGAAAAAACTATTAAGTTACTCAAAGAAAAAAAACTTGATGGTATTATTTGTGTAGATATGTTGGGTGAGGGCTTTGATTTTCCTAATTTAAAAATTGCTGCAATACATGAACCGCATAAATCGCTTGCTAGTACTCTTCAATTTATTGGGCGCTTTGCAAGAACTAATGCTGAAAAAATAGGTACTGCAAAGTTTATTGCTATGAATGATGATAATCTAAAAATTGAAAATAATAAATTATATTCTAGTGATGCTGCATGGCAGGATATGATAATTAGTATGTCAGAAGAAAAAATAGAGGGAGACTTAGAAGTTAACGAAATTCTAAGCCAGTTCACCAAGCCTGAAAATAAAGATGAGTTGATATCATTAAACAATATCAGACCAAATTGTCATGCAAAAGTTTATAAAGTTTCGAATTTTAACATATACGGGGATTTCCCAGAAGAGTTAAAAGTTGGAGAAAATATATATAGAAGTAAAGAAATGAATTCCATTTTAGGAATTTCACAGATAAGTAGTACACCATTATGGTTAGATGGAGATAGTGTATTAAATAATGAGTTCGGGTTATATATTGTTCATTACCAACCAAATACAAAGCTAATGTTTATATATTCACAAAATAAGACAGAAGCAGTATATGAATTAATAGCAGAATCTTTTGCAGAACATTATGATAAAATTCCACGCGATGAGATGAACAGAGTGCTGGCAGAGTTTTCTGATTACGAGTTTTTTAACACTGGAATGCAGAATAGATATTCAGAAAGCGGAGAATCATATAGGATTTATGCAGGTTCAAATACTGCTTCATCAATTGATGAGACAACAGGGAAAATGCTGTCTGCGGGACATGCATTTTGTAAGGTTAAAAAAGATGGTTCAACATCTACTATTGGTTATAGTAGTGGATCAAAATTTTGGAGCAGCTCATACTTAAATATTCCTGAATATATTAAATGGTGTGATTTATTTGGAGAAAAAATTTCTAATAATAAATTAAAAGTAAAAACAAATACAAACTATGATAAATTGCCAATACCTGTTAGGATTTTAGAATATGAAACAGATATACTATTTTGCTTTTTAGATAGAAAGGCCTTTATATCTCCTTGTACTATAGTGTATAGAGAAAATTTAGATGCGAAAGCATTAATTACAGATATTACGCTTAAAGTTATAGAGGTAAATAAAAATAAGATTAAATTTGGAGTTCAGTTATTTGATGTAACTGAAGTTTTAACTTGTGATGTAACGGGAAAATATAATTCAGAAAAAGAAGAATTTATTTGCAAAAATGGAAAAGAAGAATATTCATTGGCTGAATATTTTTCTAATAATCCCCTTTCGTTCAAGACGACTGATGATACAGTTTATTATGGGCAAGAAGTATTAAAAGGTAATTTAGAATTGGAAAAATACGATCAAAACCGTATTTGCTCATTTAACTGGGATGATATGAATGTGGATACAAGCTTAGAGTGCGGAATTGGAATTAATGGAATGATTTCCATTCAAGATGGACTTAGAAACTACTTAAAACAAGAATTAAAATTTTCACATATTATATTTGACCATGGAACTGGTGAGATCGCGGACTTTATTACATTTGAAGAAAATGGTGATTTTATATATGTTGAAATGTATCATTGTAAAGCAATGAAAGGCAAAACATTCAATTCATCGGTCGATGATGTATATGAAGTAACTCAACAGGCTATAAAAAGTTCTATTTGGGTTTCATCTAAGGCGATGCTTCTTAAGAAAATTAATGATAGAGTATTGGGTGCTAAAAATGATAAATTTTTAAGAGGAGAATTTAGAACCTTAAAAGAAATACTGCAAAGCTCAAAACTTTTACAAGTAAAAGTTTATGTTGTACAGCCTGCGATTAGCAAATCAGTTGAAATTCCAGATAAAATTAGTACTATACTTTCGGCTGGAACATCGTTCATTAAAAATACAGGTAAGATTCAAGAACTGTTGATAATTGGAAGTGAATAA
- a CDS encoding NAD(P)-binding protein: MSRLEIFSQNQSQMIVEELYKNLQHRIEASPPGLCPVYITRAFIEMCHAQTCGKCVPCRIGLLQLKHILTDVLNGKAEMETIKLIEETAKSIRETADCALGYEAADMVYKSIIYCRDDFEEHIKNGRCGCITTQPVPCVALCPANVDIPGYISLVRDERYADAVRLIRKDNPFPSTCAFICEHPCEHRCRRNMVDSAINIRGLKRVAVEFSDKVPPPPCAPSTGKHIAIVGGGPAGLTAAYYLQLMGHQTKVYEMLPKLGGMLRYGIPNYRLPKDRLDVDIDAIIETGVKVVYGKKIGTDIELNELIKDNDATIIAIGASTDKKLGLEGEEAEGVISAVQFLRDVGMNKGMDLTGKKTAVIGGGNVAMDAVRTAVRLKSEKVTCLYRRRVADMTALPAEIEGALAEGVEMMTLKAPSKLEIKDGKLSGVWVTPQMISKIKDGRASVVATGEPDIFIPCEVLVVAIGQDIETQHYEESGIPVDRGKLFTMPSGGFKGMPGLFSGGDCASGPSTVIKAIAAGKVMAANIDEYLGYSHIISCDVEIPIPNIDDRLACGRVELGEREASERVKDFEGVEFCMSKKEACQESNRCLKCDHFGFGIFKGGRERLW, encoded by the coding sequence ATGAGCCGACTGGAGATATTTTCACAAAACCAATCTCAAATGATAGTTGAAGAGCTTTATAAGAACCTTCAACATAGAATTGAAGCAAGTCCTCCCGGACTTTGTCCTGTTTATATAACACGTGCCTTTATCGAAATGTGTCATGCCCAAACTTGCGGAAAATGTGTGCCTTGCCGTATAGGCCTTTTACAGTTAAAGCATATTTTAACTGATGTTCTAAACGGAAAGGCTGAGATGGAAACAATCAAGCTTATTGAAGAGACTGCAAAATCGATAAGAGAGACAGCAGACTGTGCTTTGGGATATGAAGCTGCCGATATGGTTTACAAAAGCATAATCTATTGCCGCGATGACTTTGAAGAGCATATAAAAAACGGCAGGTGCGGCTGTATAACTACCCAGCCTGTACCCTGTGTAGCTCTTTGTCCTGCAAATGTGGATATTCCGGGATACATTTCTCTTGTAAGGGATGAAAGGTATGCCGATGCCGTTCGTCTTATCAGAAAGGACAATCCATTCCCTTCTACCTGTGCCTTTATATGTGAACATCCTTGTGAACATAGGTGCAGACGGAACATGGTCGATAGTGCCATAAATATCCGAGGTTTAAAAAGGGTTGCCGTTGAATTTTCCGATAAGGTTCCTCCTCCTCCATGTGCACCCTCTACCGGAAAGCATATAGCCATAGTCGGAGGGGGGCCTGCGGGGCTTACCGCCGCTTATTATCTGCAGCTTATGGGGCATCAAACTAAGGTATACGAAATGCTTCCCAAATTAGGCGGTATGCTACGATACGGTATACCTAATTACCGTCTTCCTAAGGACAGGCTGGATGTAGATATCGATGCCATCATTGAAACAGGGGTTAAAGTAGTTTACGGTAAAAAAATAGGAACCGATATTGAACTAAACGAGCTTATAAAAGATAATGATGCAACCATTATAGCGATAGGAGCCTCAACAGATAAAAAGTTAGGCCTTGAAGGAGAAGAGGCAGAAGGAGTTATTTCTGCTGTTCAATTTCTTAGAGATGTAGGAATGAATAAGGGTATGGATTTAACGGGTAAAAAAACAGCCGTAATCGGAGGCGGAAATGTTGCCATGGATGCGGTGCGTACGGCAGTACGTCTAAAGTCCGAAAAAGTTACCTGCCTTTACCGAAGAAGGGTTGCCGATATGACGGCCCTTCCTGCAGAAATTGAAGGAGCCCTAGCCGAAGGTGTCGAAATGATGACCTTAAAAGCCCCTTCAAAACTTGAGATAAAAGACGGAAAACTCTCCGGTGTTTGGGTTACCCCTCAGATGATTTCAAAAATAAAGGACGGTAGGGCATCCGTAGTTGCTACAGGAGAACCCGATATTTTTATTCCTTGCGAAGTTCTTGTCGTTGCAATAGGTCAGGATATCGAAACTCAGCATTATGAAGAGTCGGGTATACCTGTTGATCGGGGGAAACTTTTTACCATGCCCAGCGGAGGATTCAAAGGAATGCCGGGCTTATTTTCAGGCGGAGACTGTGCTTCAGGCCCATCGACGGTTATAAAAGCCATTGCCGCCGGGAAGGTTATGGCTGCAAATATAGACGAATACTTAGGCTACAGCCACATTATAAGCTGTGATGTTGAAATTCCCATTCCCAATATTGATGACCGTCTTGCTTGCGGAAGGGTTGAGCTTGGAGAAAGGGAAGCATCCGAAAGGGTTAAGGATTTTGAAGGTGTAGAATTCTGTATGAGCAAAAAGGAAGCTTGTCAAGAATCTAACCGATGTCTTAAATGCGATCACTTCGGCTTTGGTATATTTAAAGGAGGGCGGGAACGATTATGGTAA
- a CDS encoding MATE family efflux transporter yields the protein MNQDMKTQLLTKSPMELLFKLAVPGIVGMVVIGLYPFMDGVFAGRIIGDYAMSAISISMSLTLINGAVSALLGVGSASILSRAIGKGDAETVDKIFGNVCYWVLLFSAVITAAGVLAAPYFLEMVGAKGAIKDFGVRYLRIVFLGSVFVNFAQAGNMTMRGEGALKQSMFIMGAGALLNIVLDPIFMLLMGDYAIEGAAIATVLSQIVQAVLTLRYFAKKSPFVKIHKIKKYKEIYREMFGIGSSAMLMQLLFAVQQTVLFKQAFTSGGDNWGILMSATMRLYMFSFIPLWGMSQGLQPVIGANYGAKQYGRVRETMKLFMYGATLLAALSWVPAMLFSESLLSIFNVRPEIITAGRINFKLFYSTFILYGIMIMTLTFFQSIGDAKKAGAIVLLRQLILFVPAMLILPHIFGSLAVWWAEPAVDFTMILTGLIMQQRMLRRL from the coding sequence ATGAATCAAGATATGAAAACACAATTATTGACAAAAAGCCCGATGGAGCTGCTTTTTAAACTGGCGGTGCCCGGAATAGTCGGAATGGTTGTTATCGGGCTGTATCCGTTTATGGACGGGGTATTTGCAGGAAGGATTATCGGAGACTATGCGATGTCCGCAATCAGCATTTCTATGTCGTTGACGCTGATAAACGGAGCGGTGTCTGCACTGCTCGGGGTCGGAAGTGCTTCTATTTTGTCGCGGGCAATCGGCAAGGGAGATGCGGAAACGGTAGATAAAATTTTCGGCAATGTTTGTTATTGGGTGCTGCTTTTCTCGGCAGTGATTACGGCGGCGGGTGTGCTTGCTGCTCCGTATTTTTTGGAAATGGTGGGAGCAAAAGGAGCGATTAAAGATTTCGGCGTACGGTATTTGCGGATTGTGTTTTTAGGTTCGGTATTCGTAAACTTTGCACAAGCCGGAAACATGACCATGCGCGGAGAGGGTGCGTTGAAACAATCCATGTTCATTATGGGAGCGGGGGCTCTTTTGAATATCGTGCTGGATCCGATTTTTATGCTCCTGATGGGAGACTATGCTATTGAGGGAGCTGCGATTGCTACGGTGCTGTCGCAAATTGTGCAGGCGGTTTTAACTCTGCGCTATTTTGCGAAAAAAAGCCCCTTTGTCAAAATACATAAAATTAAAAAGTACAAAGAAATATACCGTGAAATGTTCGGTATCGGAAGCTCGGCTATGCTAATGCAGCTTTTGTTTGCGGTACAGCAAACGGTTTTGTTCAAGCAGGCATTTACCTCAGGCGGCGATAACTGGGGGATTTTGATGTCCGCCACAATGCGCCTTTATATGTTTTCGTTTATTCCGCTTTGGGGCATGAGTCAGGGCTTGCAGCCGGTTATCGGGGCGAACTACGGCGCCAAGCAGTACGGCAGAGTACGCGAAACGATGAAACTTTTTATGTACGGCGCAACGCTTCTTGCCGCTCTCTCGTGGGTGCCTGCAATGCTTTTTTCAGAAAGCCTCTTATCAATCTTCAATGTGCGCCCCGAAATCATTACAGCAGGCCGTATCAATTTCAAACTGTTTTATTCCACCTTTATTTTATACGGAATTATGATTATGACGCTCACTTTTTTTCAATCTATCGGCGACGCTAAAAAAGCCGGAGCGATCGTCCTCTTGCGCCAACTCATTCTTTTTGTACCCGCCATGCTGATTTTACCTCATATCTTCGGAAGCCTCGCCGTCTGGTGGGCGGAACCTGCCGTTGATTTTACAATGATACTAACCGGTCTTATCATGCAGCAAAGGATGTTAAGGAGGTTGTGA
- a CDS encoding restriction endonuclease, with amino-acid sequence MAIPTYEECMLPLMKIAEDGKEHLFKETIDTLITRFNLTDEEKQQLLPSGSAFVINNRIGWARTYLTKAGLLLKTRRGYFQISEEGKKFLKRNPNFINTKMLSDYDSFNEFQSIKEKDTSDYDKKINKEEQNITPHELLESGYLSIKNELSSELLSMIKNISSSRFEKLVVDLLVKMGYGGSIKEAATVVGKSGDEGIDGIIKEDKLGLDVIYIQAKKWEGNVGRPEIQKFAGALLGKKAKKGIFITTSNFTNEAREYVTDIDAKIILLDGRQLTELMIENDLGVSTQDIYTIKRIDSDYFEED; translated from the coding sequence ATGGCAATTCCAACATATGAAGAGTGCATGTTACCATTAATGAAAATAGCAGAAGACGGCAAAGAACATTTATTTAAAGAAACGATTGATACATTAATAACCCGGTTCAATTTAACTGATGAAGAAAAACAACAATTATTACCCAGCGGTTCTGCATTTGTAATCAATAATAGAATTGGATGGGCAAGAACATATTTAACAAAGGCCGGGTTATTGCTAAAAACAAGAAGAGGCTATTTTCAGATATCGGAAGAAGGAAAAAAATTTTTAAAAAGAAACCCTAATTTTATAAATACTAAAATGTTGAGTGATTATGATTCATTTAATGAATTTCAGTCTATAAAAGAAAAAGATACCTCCGATTATGACAAAAAAATAAATAAAGAGGAACAAAATATAACACCGCATGAACTACTTGAAAGCGGTTATTTAAGTATAAAAAATGAATTATCAAGTGAACTACTGTCTATGATTAAAAATATTTCTTCGTCAAGATTTGAAAAATTAGTTGTTGATTTATTGGTAAAAATGGGGTACGGGGGGTCAATAAAAGAAGCGGCTACAGTTGTTGGAAAATCAGGTGATGAGGGAATTGACGGCATAATTAAGGAAGATAAATTAGGACTTGATGTTATTTATATTCAAGCAAAAAAATGGGAGGGAAATGTCGGCCGTCCGGAAATACAAAAATTTGCAGGAGCTTTACTAGGTAAAAAAGCTAAAAAAGGCATATTTATTACCACTTCAAATTTTACAAATGAAGCAAGAGAATATGTTACCGATATTGATGCAAAAATAATACTGCTTGACGGTAGGCAGTTAACAGAATTAATGATAGAAAATGATCTTGGTGTGAGCACACAAGATATTTATACTATAAAACGAATTGATTCCGATTACTTTGAAGAGGATTAG
- a CDS encoding nitroreductase family protein produces MNTFLELAKSRHSVRSYERRAVEAEKLNSILEAGRIAPTAANMQPCRFLVLNDEAAMSKLQKACTPHGAPLAIVVCADKKAAWVRPFDKASMTDIDASIAADHMMMCAQDMGLSSCWITYFKPDVVRTEFNIPDDLVPVNILVIGYGKEAAKSPNRYDDERNPMDMIVQYSSF; encoded by the coding sequence ATGAACACATTTTTGGAACTCGCCAAAAGCAGACATTCGGTGAGGAGTTATGAAAGGAGAGCTGTTGAGGCGGAAAAGCTTAACAGTATTTTGGAAGCGGGGCGTATTGCTCCTACGGCGGCAAATATGCAGCCCTGTCGTTTTCTTGTTTTAAATGACGAGGCGGCGATGAGTAAGCTGCAAAAGGCATGTACTCCGCACGGGGCACCGCTTGCCATTGTGGTATGCGCCGACAAAAAAGCGGCGTGGGTTCGCCCCTTTGACAAGGCAAGTATGACGGATATTGATGCGAGTATTGCAGCCGACCACATGATGATGTGCGCTCAAGATATGGGGCTTTCAAGCTGTTGGATTACTTATTTTAAGCCCGATGTAGTGCGTACCGAATTCAATATTCCCGATGATTTGGTTCCGGTAAACATTTTGGTTATCGGTTACGGAAAAGAAGCGGCAAAATCGCCTAACCGCTATGACGATGAGCGGAATCCGATGGACATGATAGTTCAATACTCATCATTTTAG
- a CDS encoding radical SAM protein, with protein MIDVELGPIRPPSEHQSLLLRLTRGCSWNRCFFCGLYKGMRFSVRSTEEVIDDIKKYAAYYGERASFFKSCFLQDGDAFNIPAKDLLSILHTLKKYFPALQAVTTYARCDSILKKTENELQALCEAGLNHLYRGIETGSDTILQKINKGITAEQIVKSGLAAKKAGMTLSEFTLLGIGGKSLSEENAIETAKVINAVNPEFIRVHHTAFKPNTKLGRDVEKFP; from the coding sequence ATGATAGATGTTGAACTCGGTCCTATAAGACCGCCGTCGGAACATCAAAGCCTCTTGTTGCGTTTGACAAGAGGCTGTTCTTGGAACAGATGTTTTTTTTGCGGATTGTATAAGGGGATGCGCTTTTCGGTGCGTTCTACCGAAGAGGTTATAGACGATATAAAAAAATATGCCGCCTATTACGGGGAGCGTGCAAGTTTTTTTAAATCCTGCTTTTTGCAGGACGGAGATGCCTTTAATATTCCGGCAAAGGATTTGCTTTCGATATTGCATACACTTAAAAAGTATTTTCCGGCACTGCAAGCGGTTACTACTTATGCCCGTTGTGACAGCATTTTGAAAAAGACCGAAAACGAATTACAAGCTCTTTGCGAGGCGGGCTTAAATCACTTGTATCGAGGAATTGAAACGGGCTCGGACACGATATTGCAAAAAATCAACAAGGGGATAACCGCAGAGCAAATTGTAAAATCGGGCTTGGCAGCTAAGAAAGCCGGTATGACATTATCGGAATTTACCTTGCTCGGAATCGGCGGTAAATCTCTTTCCGAAGAAAATGCAATCGAAACGGCTAAGGTAATCAATGCCGTTAATCCCGAATTTATCCGCGTACATCACACGGCATTTAAACCGAATACAAAATTGGGGCGGGATGTCGAAAAGTTTCCTTAA
- the cbiD gene encoding cobalt-precorrin-5B (C(1))-methyltransferase CbiD — protein sequence MKLDLYIDKDGQKLRCGYTTGSCAAAAAKAAALILGGGALTSVEIDTPAGVILDLPVEHCRSYKEENGVLFGEAAVQKDAGDDPDSTDGIYIHAKVSYRNDGKVIIDGGEGIGRITKKGLFGEVGEAAINPVPRQMIEKEVLKVSEKGFNVEIFSPQGAEIGKKTFNKNIGVEGGISIIGTKGIVYPMSEDAIKKTIYLEIDAISQNSEKKEILLVPGNYGEGLKEKLKTIIDLPTVKMSNYIGDSLSYAYSKGFKTMTLLGHIGKFAKLSIGIFNTHNRTADTRMEAFVYYLAMQGADKKTIETVNSFLTAEEAFNFLVENKMENLIKDMENGAEERIKKYLKDESLSIRVLIYSMKYGLI from the coding sequence ATGAAACTGGATTTATATATCGATAAAGACGGACAAAAACTAAGATGTGGGTATACTACCGGGAGCTGTGCGGCGGCGGCGGCTAAGGCTGCGGCCTTAATTTTGGGCGGCGGAGCTTTGACCTCGGTTGAGATAGATACGCCTGCAGGGGTCATTCTTGACCTCCCTGTAGAGCATTGCCGTTCCTATAAAGAAGAAAACGGAGTTCTTTTTGGAGAGGCGGCCGTGCAAAAGGATGCAGGGGATGACCCCGACAGTACCGACGGCATTTACATACACGCTAAGGTTTCCTATAGAAATGACGGAAAAGTTATCATTGACGGGGGAGAGGGTATAGGAAGAATCACCAAAAAAGGTCTTTTCGGGGAAGTAGGGGAGGCTGCCATTAATCCGGTACCTCGTCAAATGATAGAAAAAGAAGTTTTAAAGGTTTCCGAAAAGGGGTTCAATGTAGAAATTTTTAGTCCGCAAGGAGCCGAAATCGGCAAAAAAACCTTTAATAAAAATATCGGCGTTGAAGGAGGCATCTCTATCATCGGAACAAAGGGCATAGTCTATCCTATGAGCGAGGATGCTATAAAAAAAACCATCTATCTTGAAATAGACGCAATATCACAAAATTCCGAAAAAAAAGAAATCCTCTTGGTGCCGGGAAACTATGGGGAAGGTCTTAAAGAAAAACTAAAAACCATAATAGACCTTCCCACCGTAAAAATGTCAAACTATATAGGGGATAGCCTAAGCTATGCCTATTCTAAAGGCTTTAAAACCATGACCTTGCTCGGCCATATCGGCAAATTTGCCAAACTTTCCATAGGTATTTTTAACACTCATAACCGCACCGCGGACACCCGCATGGAAGCCTTCGTCTACTACCTTGCCATGCAGGGTGCAGACAAAAAAACAATCGAAACCGTCAATTCCTTTTTAACGGCCGAAGAAGCCTTCAATTTTCTTGTTGAAAACAAGATGGAAAATCTCATTAAAGACATGGAGAATGGGGCCGAAGAAAGAATCAAAAAATATCTCAAGGACGAAAGCCTTTCAATAAGGGTTTTAATCTACTCGATGAAATACGGACTAATCTAA